From a single Metopolophium dirhodum isolate CAU chromosome 6, ASM1992520v1, whole genome shotgun sequence genomic region:
- the LOC132946595 gene encoding piggyBac transposable element-derived protein 3-like has translation MCDNLVNNESEIQRILSIPIESDDEFADIGLSDDENFELPELFENDDRILNETIDDADNILNYPVYFSEENITNFGSSTSQSPIVIQIPSDVQSLPTESVSPSSSFVSQIPISRNRRSTRKLIASNNSKTKNIPKIKKLDPIWRKGNFSQNIEFIKFFGEKPMPDEIKEMKSPKEFFSYFFDNELLAHIAEQSTLYSTQQNPEKPNKITINDVRHFLGIITMMSIVHLPNTRSYWSENTHNKIIRNCMSVNVFENIRRYMHFNDNTLDLPRDNPNRDRVFKVRPLIDTLNKKFSSVPIEENLSLDEQLCPTKAVSYLKQYLPLKPHKWGYKLFVLCGVSGYGYNFEIYTGNENKEDERIIHNEPDFGATGNIVVRMTRMVPENVHHKLFFDNYYTSLPVMIYLEKKGIHTVGTFRRNRFPNVCLTDDRLLMKKDRGYSEECFTVVEDVPISAVAWKDNKVVHVSSTFVGELEKNVVSRFDKKKKTTVIVPRPKIIEVYNKHMGGVDLMDSMIGRYRIIMRSKKWYMKIFYHLVDMSIVNAWILYKKVTKKPMKLAQFREQLAVELCQTEMEIKKKGRKTKESLEKQMLEKLEKRKKRTPTAIIPSTHLRLDGHQHRIQFEKIRRVSGFSLCSECQHHPVLLVPGWVTTRVLSGKFLTVTITIANGHT, from the exons gaattatttgaaaatgacgACCGCATTTTAAATGAAACTATAGACGATGCTGATAATATACTGAATTATCCCGTGTATTTTTCTGaagaaaatataactaatttcgGTTCTTCAACGTCACAATCCCCTATTGTCATTCAAATTCCATCAGATGTACAATCTTTGCCAACAGAATCTGTTTCACCATCTTCGTCATTTGTTTCACAAATACCTATAAGTAGAAACCGTAGATCCACAAGAAAACTAATTGCTTctaataattctaaaacaaaaaatataccaaaaataaaaaagttggaCCCGATTTGGAGAAAAGGAAATTTTTCACAGAATATCgagtttataaaattttttgggGAAAAGCCAATGCCTGACGAAATAAAAGAAATGAAATCACCtaaagaatttttttcttatttttttgataacgaATTATTAGCACATATTGCCGAACAGTCTACACTTTATAGTACTCAACAAAATCCcgaaaaaccaaataaaataacgataaacgacgTACGACATTTTTTGGGCATAATTACAATGATGTCAATCGTCCATCTACCAAATACGAGGTCATATTGGTCagaaaatactcataataaaataataagaaattgcATGAGTGtaaatgtgtttgaaaatattaggcgGTATATGCATTTTAACGACAACACTTTAGATTTACCTAGAGATAATCCAAATCGTGACAGGGTTTTTAAAGTTCGGCCACTTATTGACACACTCAATAAAAAGTTTAGCTCTGTACCTATCGAAGAAAACTTATCATTAGATGAGCAATTGTGTCCAACTAAAGCTGTATCATATCTCAAACAGTATCTCCCTCTGAAGCCTCATAAATGGGGgtacaaattatttgttttatgtggTGTTTCTGGCTACGGTTATAACTTTGAAATTTACACGGGAAATGAAAATAAGGAAGACGAACGAATTATACACAATGAACCAGATTTTGGAGCTACAGGCAACATTGTTGTGAGAATGACTAGAATGGTACCGGAAAATGTGCACCATAAGTTATTTTTCGATAATTACTACACCTCATTACCAGTTATGatatatctagaaaaaaaaggCATTCACACAGTTGGCACATTTAGACGTAATCGTTTTCCAAACGTCTGTTTGACAGATGATcgtttattgatgaaaaaagaTCGCGGATATTCTGAAGAGTGTTTCACAGTGGTTGAAGATGTCCCTATTTCAGCTGTTGCATGGAAAGACAACAAGGTAGTACACGTATCCTCAACTTTTGTAGGTGAACTCGAAAAAAATGTAGTGAGtagatttgacaaaaaaaaaaagaccacCGTTATTGTACCTAGGCCGAAAATCATTGAAGTTTACAATAAACATATGGGTGGGGTTGACCTTATGGATTCTATGATTGGGCGCTATAGAATAATAATGAGGTCTAAGAAatggtacatgaaaattttttacCATTTGGTTGATATGTCGATTGTAAACGCgtggattttgtataaaaaagttacaaaaaaaccAATGAAACTAGCTCAATTTCGAGAGCAATTAGCTGTGGAACTTTGTCAAACAgaaatggaaataaaaaaaaaaggcagAAAAACAAAGGAATCGTTGGAAAAACAAATGCTGGAGAAgcttgaaaaaagaaaaaaaaggacACCAACTGCAATTATTCCATCAACCCATTTACGTTTGGATGGGCATCAACACAGAATACAATTTGAGAAAATTCGACGA GTGTCTGGCTTCAGTCTATGCTCTGAGTGCCAGCACCATCCGGTGCTattagttcccggatgggtaaCCACCCGAGTTCTTAGTGGCAAATTCTTGACCGTAACCATTACAATAGCAAATGGCCATACCTAG